TGCAGGCATTGCTATTCAATGAGTAAATAGCTCTATTGAAAAAAGGAACAAAGTCCTTCTACAACACGGCATAGTATAGCCGGAACTAAACCAGTCAACTAAAATAGCAATTTAAGTGACAAAATGACACCCAATAACGGCATGACCAAAAACAGACTTACAATTGGGGATTCCTGCACGTGAAGAGGACTTTGGAGTCTTCATCATCGTCACTACCTTCCTCATCGACAAATTCTTCCTCATCTCCCTCTTCAACTGCtgccatctctccatctctggaCGATTTCCCCTGCTCATCCACGTAGTACTGTCCACCTGACTGGAGGCCAGGGTGGGTATCTATGACAAATAGGCCGCCGTCAGAAGCCAGGGAGTGGGTGGCAACAGATGGGCTGGCCTCATCCTCCACACGGACAGCTTCTCCTTTGCCGTCAGAGTCCTGTCTTTCACCATCGTCACCTTCCTCCTCTGAATGCTCCATACTTTCATCCTCACTGCTCTCCAGCAAACTGATGAAGCCAGTTTTCTGTACAAGAATAGAGTCCCTGGGCTTCACAGCTGCAGATAGACAGACATTCAGGTTCTGGCTGGAGGTCACCACAATGGCTTCGGTGGTGTGAGGGGCACGGTCTTGGTCAGCCTTTTGGTCAGCCTTTTGAACCGCAGTTACCAGTGAACCGCTCACATCAATAGCCTCCTTGATTGGCCCTGCCATACATTTTTGGCTCCCCGCCTCCGATGGAGGATTTGGGTGAGAGTTCACGTCTACATCTATGGGCGCTTCCTCCTTTTCCTCATCAGACACCATAATGACAGGGGCCATTTCATGTTCGCATGTTGTTACGGTCACAGGTTGATGAGGGAGGACGCGTGAATCAGCCGGCATAATCGTCTCCTTTTCTAATGTCGCTGGGGCGTCCACATCTGCTCCGTCCTTGGTGGACGGCTCCCTCTGCTGGTCCTCCGTTTCCACTGCAGGCACACAGGTGGCTTCAGCAATTTCTGCATCAGCACTCTCACAGACAGTCAGGTTAACTTTCACATCTGCCTTCACATCACCCTGTGGAATGTTTTCCAGAGTAGGGACAGAGGTATGCATCTCAACCTCTTCTCCGGTGGTTTTCTTGGAGCCCTGTTGTACACAAGTGGCCTCTGGCATCTCGGCATCCTCAGTGGCTGTCGGACTCTCCGTTTCCTCCGGTGCTGCTCCTTGGGAGGTCTCAGGGTCAAAGATCACTACGTCCTCATCACCCAGGGTGAGAGTCCTGTCTTCTTCACACATGTCTATCACGGAGCTGTCTGGATCAGCATTGACCGTGTCCTCTAAATTCTGATCTTCCGACACTACGCTCTCCTCAGCTATTCTAGATACAGTAACCGTAGAAGAACGGGTTAAAGCTTTCACAACTAGTATGTCGAGGGCTTTGGCTGTCATCCGGGTAGCTGGTGTTGCCCGGGAACTGCTGCTGGATCCGGTGCGACTACTGCAGGGGGTGCCCCTGCCCAACGCCAACAAAGGACTCCCCAGAGGGGTATACGCGTCGGTCAGGTCCGACTCAGAGTCTGTTACGGTGGCGCCTGTCTGTTTAGGCCCTTTCCTCCTGCGAGTCGACCTTCTGGGAGTCATGCAAGGCCCGGACTCAAAGCCCTCAGAGTCATAGGTCTGGGAGTCTAAAGCATTTCCCTGTGACTCGTTTCCCCCGTGTTGTACCGGAGAGTTGGAGCCGGTTTCTTCTAAATGCATGGGGATAGCCTCGACAAGCCGACCCTTCCGGGCTCGAGTAGCTCTGCGTACTGTGGAAGTCTGAGGTCCAGAGGCACATGACTCAGAGTCGGAGAGCTCTGCTTCTTCACTCTGAGACTTTGAAGAACCCCGGTTGCTAGACATGGCAGCCCTCTGTGTGCTCCTGGTCACTCTGGTCAGGGAGTCCATCGCCTTGGATGCAGGCAGCACTGAGCTGCAGGGCTTCCTCAGACTTCTGGTGACTCTGTAAGCATTCTGTTCTCTTGACACAGATGAGAAGCATGTGTCACCCTTTGGCACCTCATCTTCCTTCGAGTTAGGCTGATCCATACCTGCGGCTCTTCGGCCCCTGCGAGCTGACTGTGCGTTGGGGATTGCATCTGTATCCGATAAAGCAGAACAGCAGGAATCTGACTCAGACACGTCAGCTTCATGGGTGGAATCTACCTGATTAAAACAGCCAGTTTGTTTGGACATCCTTGACTTTCTCCTCCCAGTGGCCTCAGGGAGAACTTCGTGTTGAGAGTCACTGGTCTCCTCAGACTGGGCTGCTGTCCTCCGTGTTTGCCGAGTGGAGGCTGGGATAGCCTGTGGAGAAAGGTGTCAATGAGTACTTCTGAAATGAGGTCCCAGACAAATACTTTGTGGTGTCGTTGAAATACTGATGGATTTAAGAATAATTTGTACAAAAATGAATTGACAACAGTAGGGTGATTTTCTCTCTCTGGAATAATTAATTGATAAGAGTAGGATGATATGGGAATGTACAAACTTATGACATTGGAGCAGGTTAACAACTCAAACACACAGTGATTAGTAAACGTAAACGTGTCAGTGATAACCTGACGAAAAACAAACTAGCTAAGTTGCCAATAACAGTAAGTTCTTCAGGACCAATTTGGAATAGCGTAACTTAATCCGTGGAAAGATAAACCTTGTACTGATTAAGACAATCATTGCACTGAAAAATAAACTGCAATTGGGCCTACGCGCGGAATACCACATTATTTTTACCAGTTGAAAAACAGTCATTCAGAGCAAGCTAGACAGGCTAGCTATCTGGTTGCCACGTGAGCATTAACAGTTAAATATCAAGTAAGAAACACTGGAAATAATATGTATGAAATGTACATAAATCGTACACACATTTACTTATAATTGCGAAAATCAACATACCACATCTTCGGCGGATTCATTGGAGTTTGTTTTACTTGGGGAACACACGCGTCCACCTCTTCTAGTAGCCACCATCTTGCTCACGATGTCCCATCTCACTTCCGCCAGAGATTTGTATTTCTCCGCTTCCGCTACGTGTTCTCAACGTCGGTCAGACGTCATCAATCGAATCTCGAATGCAAATCGAATTTGGGGTTATGAACGTGTTCATGTAACCTGATAAGTGATCCTTAAGGGATGGTGTCGTGCACCTAAGGgcgtaggtttgtattgtatattgggtgggtggggggggggggggggggggtcagggtaAATGGATTCCAGGATTTGCACTCTTTTCCAGACATTGACTGGTCTGTAATATTGTCCCTCCCAAATCTACACCCCTGTATGCACCCACATTTGAATTGACACATCTTCAACAGTTTGTTTAATCATTTAATAAGAACCAATTCTAGAACATGACACAACAAAAATTgtaacattatatatataataattacagTACAAGAAATAACTGAAATTTCATGAGATTTTGGATCCTGTCTAGAATAAATGCcatgatgaataaataaagacattttaccTTTTACAGTACTGGGATAAAGAATGCAAACCATTAGTACCAGACTGTGTCAAATTCTCATAGTACCACATGGCAAAGCAGTCCGGTAATAGGACAAATCACATCCTACATGGTACTTTCAGTGAGTAAGAGCAGGGTaaaaatatacaggtgctggtcatacaatttgaatattatcaaaaagttaatttatttcagtaattccattcaaaaagtgaaacttctatattatattcattcattacacacagactgatatatttcaaatgtatatttcttttaattgtgatgattataactgacaactaaggaaaatcccaaattcagtatctctgaaaattagaatattacttaagaccaatacaaaaaaaatatttttagaaatgttggccaactgaaaagtatgaacatgaaaagtatgaacatgtacagcactcaatacttagttggggctccttttgcctgaattactgcagcaatgtggcgtggcatggcatggagtcgatcagtctgtggcactgctcaggtgttatgagagcccaggttgctctgatagtggccttcagctcttctgcattgttggctCTGgcatattgcatcttcctcttcacaataccccatagattttctatagggttaaggtcaggcgagtttgttggccaattaagaacagggataccatggtccttaaaccaggtactggtagctttggcactgtgtgcaggtgccaagtcctgttggaaaatgaaatctgcatctccataaagttggtcagcagcaggaagcatgaagtgctctaaaacttcctggtagatggctgcgttgaccttggacctcagaaaacacagtggaccaacaccagcagattacatggcaccccaaaccatcactgactgtggaaactttacactggactttaagcaacgtggattctgtgcctctcctctcttcctctagacTCTGGAACCttatttccaaaggaaatgcaaaatttactttaatcagagaacataactcagcagcagtccagtcctttttgtctttagcccaggcgagacgcttctgacgctgtgtcttgttcaagagtggcttgacacaaggaatgcgacagctgaaacccatgtcttgcatatgtctgagcgtggtggttcttgaagcactgactccagctgcagtccactctttgtgaatctcccccacattttcgaatgggttttgtttcacaatcctctccagggtgcagtaatccctattgcttgtacacttttttctaccacatcttttccttcccttcgcctctctattaatgtgcttggacacagagctctgtgaacagccagcctctttagctatgaccttttgtgtcttgccctccttgtgcaagctGTCAAttgtcatcttttggacagctgtcaagtcagcagtcttccccatgattgtgtagcctacagaaccaTACTGagtgaccatttaaaggcctttgcaggtgttttgagttaattagctgattaaagTGTAGCACcagatgtcttcaatattgaaccttttcacaatattctaattttcggagatactgaatttggggttttcattagttgtcaaatAAACACTTggaatatatcagtctgtttggaatgaatgtatacgttatacaagtttcaccttttgaatggaattactgaaataaatcaaccttttgatgatattctaattatatgaccagcacctgtatataaagaaaaatatcaGCAGAACACAGTTACTAGACCAGCCTTGCTCCTTTGTTCACTAGATTAACTTTTTAGAAGGTTACAGAATCAAGGTGAGAGAAAAGTAAATATACAAAACGTATATATTGTCTTCtaaaacaattcctgtctgaataAAATGAATCTTGCCTCTCCCAAAATGAATGCAATCTCAGGCAAGAGACTTAAGCTCTGCGTGTCAAACATATCACTTTTGTCAAGATATTCATTCCTAAAAAAAACCTTCACTGTTGACCTTTGACTGCAATAAGCTTTTTTCAGCAAATATCATTTAATATTAAGATATGAAAAAATAGGACACCCCTGTAATTTTGGGATATAGGCAGGGCCAACACCGGTCTCCTTATTGCCCCTGCTTATTTTACATTTAGGTAATTTTATCAGACATTCTTATCCTTATCACTGTAAACTTTTCTTGCTGAAAGACAACATTTCTCAACTTGACAGATCAGGGATataatctagcaaccttttggttactggtcagattctCTAACCAGGAGGCTAACTGCCCCCAACAGACAAGGGGTACCCAAGAGTGAGAAATCTCAATGGCAAACATCTCTTTCTCATAGCACTGAACACAAATATGCCAGTAATATATCTAGCTCTGGGCCAACTGCTCTGCAAGGATAATAGCAGGtgtgtatttataaaaataatggaGGTGGGTCTGGGTTCTTGAACTGTCTTTGCTTTTGCCTTACCactcaaatgaacaaaaactcTGCTACATGCACTATAGACGGTACAGGTGCCCACCCAGTAGCGGATCAAGATTAcattaaaaggaaaaaatacaTGTGAACAAGGTCAGAGATATTAAGAAAGAATGATATCAGTTTTGTTGGTCAATGAATGCACAAACGTGTAACGCTTTGGCCCAGCAGGAACTCAACCAATCACTTTCAGGGTAGTAATTCTGTCACGCTGCGGTCAAGATAATattcacaaaataattttttagaaAGCCTGGTTGAGTTTAGCATCTGCACATTTACTTCAAAAGTActtaatttaacaaatcaaaacaaaaaaattataatcgaATTACATAGATCAGATCAATATTTCTAATGTTGTGCTTTATGTTCACAATTCGTGCTAATGTTGGGGTTTTTTTAACTCTCATTCACTCCTTGAAGATGACTCCTTGTACCGGAATTTACCAGAATGCTTTGCATGGTAACATAAATATTCTTTCAGGGATTCTGGTTCAGGATGAAAACCAATCATTCACTCTCCCATACACATTAATAACATTGCTAGCTGTAGTGCATAAAAACAAAGTTTTGTAACCTTACCATTAATTATATCCTCTTAGGTAAGGCAATTtctaaacattttagaaattgcctTACCTAAATGGaatggacatttttatttttacctatTCAATGTTTAAAAGCACAATAACCAGCGATGTTGTCAGAATGCCTATGGAATTGTTTTGGCAGCAGTTACCTAAGTGGAACAACTTAGGGGGCAAAGTGTTTGGCCGCTATATACAATTCCAGTGAAATTTCCTTACAAGTACCTCTGATGAGGCATAAGGCCTTTCCCCATAGTTTCGATACAGTTACCAGTAGCAGTATTCTGCAGTAGCAGTATTCAGTATTATAAACTGGCATAAAACATTATACAGCACTAGGACTTTACATTTAACTCTCTGACTCTGATGGACTGACTCACAGCAACCTCAAAAGAAAATCTACAAATATCACATCCATAGTGGGTGAAGGGCCGTGCTTTCCCTTCAAACTGCTTTGGAATAATTCCAACATTGTAATAAAATGCCAATTCTGTGGTAcccattcattattttttcCTAATACCCCATTATCCTTGATATTAATGGATTCAGCAAAAGCAAAGAAAGTGCagggagaaaaataaacaaaaagagGCACTTCACATTAGGATTTGGATTTTGTTACCATGTTTGATGAAAGTTTTGCAACCAATAACTTTGTCTACCAACTGCGATGCAAGAGGGTAAGTGGTTGGACTTCTATTATGTCATTATCTGAATATTAtctgaatattttaaatacCCACTTATAAAATGCTACAGGTTGCTTCTCTTTGAGTGAACAAGGTAGCCTTTTGCTTTGATGATTCCCCTGCTTTTGACAATGACGGAGTAGCGCAAAACCCACTGTAGCCTCCAGTCTGCTACCTTCAGGTCCTGAGTGCTCTCCTGCACTGCTTCCTGGAAACTGGCAGCAGTAATCAGTTCTACGGGAAATGAGAGCAGTGCAAGCATTAATTAATTGTCCCTTAAAGAGCACACTTCCTATTCCGTACCGTAATTTATTATATTGGAAAGATTACAAATTCAAATGCAATAGCACCACCTTTACCTTTTGGGTCATTATGGGTCAATAGCTGAATGTCAAACTCCTTTGCAAACGCAGTCAGGTCAGGGGGCATCACACAGCAAGAGGCCAAATTCACCTGGTTACTACTGGGTTTCACCTGAGCAAGAAGAAATGCGATCAAAACCCAAAATACACCTGCCTGGTCCTAGGATAATCTGACATGTTGTCAGCACAACCTCTCACCTCGGCCCAAGTGTAAAGCTGTTCCAGGAGCTCCTTATCCAGGTCAGAAGTGCCGATGGTGGCAATCTTGTGGCTCTGCACCAGTCCCTCCAGCTCCCTCCAGGCAGGCTGCAAGTTCTCCAGCGTCTGGCTCTCCCCCTCAGGTAGAACAGTGGGTGCAATTATCACTGAATCAAGCTGGGACACAGCTAGGGCCTGGCAAGCTGTTGGAAAGAATATGATATACAGTCGCTGACTCACTGGGGTCCATGTTGTTTTGTAACAAATGTAATACTTACCCTTATCTACAGCCTCTTTGATTGAAGAAAGGTCTGCTTCGCAAATAAATAGTTTGACTGCAAATCAAGAATATGGAAACGTTATTGACAACGACAAAAGAAATCATGCAGAGGAGAGCTGTTTCTATCATGGAATTTAAGAACTTGATTTTGAATTCCTCATGTCAATGCCGTGACTAACAACTACAGGAAATGACATGGTCTTGTAAGTCATCTTTGAGACCAGTCAAACTCACCTGAAACCTTaagctcctctctctcctcaggtgTGATGGCTTCTGTAGCTTGAGGGATGGAGCAGTCAATTATGTCTGGTAGCTCCTACAAAAACAGGTGTAAATCAAAGTGAGAATATCGACACAGTGACAAAGttagaaaatgtatacaaagaATCACAAGCAACATCGATATTTTTACCACTACGCAATTACCAACACATGCTTTCTGTTTCACAATCTTGTTGCAGGATTTCACTGCGCGGATGCTCCAATAAGCTTTTGCTTTGTGTATTTAAGACTCCCCTACTGTACTCACTGAGTGTGCTGAAGCAGACTAGCTGACCCCAGCAAAAACGCCACAGGGCAAAGCCACTCCAACTTCACAGCAGAAGTACATGTAGGACCTTTCGCAGCCAACTTTGCATGAACGATCACTATGACAGCTCCTTTTCATCAGTGTGAGAAATTATTTGCGGTCAATCAACAGGCAGCTATTTTGTTTTCCTAGTCAAAGAATGCTATTGCGTAGTAGTAACCAACGGTTACACAAGTTTAGTTCACTATGGATCAATCCAtgcctttttcatttttaaggaTAGTTTATGTAAAATGTTAGATGATTAGAGATACTACACACTCTTGGTCTCAATGTAAACTTGATAGGGAAGATATAGACACTACAGACTTACTGGAGTTTGGGAGTTATGTAAAAAGCACTTATGTAGCTACATGTGTGTAAAAAATAATACCTGTATGGGAAATACATAGGTGATTTTACATAGTGGGTAGCTGAAGTGTGATGTCTCACCGTTGGTGAAGTTGGTGGTGGTATTGTGGCAAACCACTCACTAAGTGTGGCTCGAACACAGTCTTGAATCTGTAATACAAACATTTGAGAAAGGTCAGACTACATTAATAGCCTTTACTGAAGTTGCCATAAACAATTTATGATTAAGTATGTGAAACTAGGCTGATCACTTGATTGTACAGCATTGCTTTACAAGATTGTCAGAGATGGAGCATGTAGAAATATTTTGGACACAGCGGTCATCAGCTGTCAAGCAGAACGtttttgttaaacattttctttaccaTGCAAGTAAAGTGTAGTTTACTAAGGTCAGGTGTTGAGCTAATGTTTACTAAATTATCTTCCCAAATAGACAATATTCTTTGACTTGCTACAGAAGAGTGAAACATTTCACACTTTATTGAACCGGTACCACCCTGTGTTGCTCAATGGTGAAATGCATTTACCCACATACATTTGGGTCATGAacgtaaattaaattaaaatatccaTTTGATTGACTTTTTAAATCAACACCTGAACAGGTTGAACTTTATATTGATGATAATTTGCTATCATGGTCGTGTCCAGCAAGTTAAAAAATTATGTAGTTGTTGAAGTTGATTAAACATCTTACCCAAACCAAATCAAACACTTGTGGTGACGCAACACACCCGTAACCATGATCAAAAGCATGTTAATTAATGTCCTACAGAGAGGTTACATCCAGGCAGAACCGAAGCTGTACTAAAGGCTGCACCATCAGGTTATGTTAAAcggacaaaataaaaataaataaaataatgttaatttGTAATATTATATAGAACACCGATAAAATTAGTTTAATTATTACAAGACTGTGGCTTAACACAAACACTAATGCTAAAGGGAGATTCTTAGCAACACTTGAGTCAGGTGGTGTTCAGGGTAATAATGTTGTATGGTGGTTCGGCATACTGAAAAGGCCAACCTTCTAAAACCTACACACGATAAATCCTAATTTACGTATCTTGCTATCTCAGACTGGCTGGCAACGCAGTCCCACTGATGTAAACAAAGACTACATTGCGCGAGCGTGTTTTCTAATGACGAAACCAGGAAGACGGGAACAGTGCGTGGTTGTTCAAGTAGCTCGATGTATCGAGGCCATACCTCTTAAAACTAGGCATTTGCAACGTGAGCAAAACAGTTGACTCACTAGCAATACTGATGCAGTTTTCAGACGTCTCAGCTGGAACAGTGTTATGACGAAGTCCAATGGTCAGACTTACCTCTTCACTAGGTGAAGACGGACATTTTTTCTTGAGTCGGCTTCGGTTTACTAAATTCCCAGTGTGCAGATTCAAAGTCGTAGCATGGTTAAGGAGAACCTTAGCACTGGTATTGTGACTTTCCATTGCATGTGGTGTTCTTAGTAGTTAGTAAATATATCGTAGTAAAACAACTATATATGCTACCCGGCAACGTATTCGTTACTCAACTTCCAGCTACAAGACGGTCCCTATTCCAACAGTAACCCTCTGGCTAAATTAGAATGACTTGTAGTAAATGAAGCTAGCTGGCGGTGGGAGATAGCGATATGAACACGCCCACTTTGTAACTGCGCGTTGATTGCAAATGCTGGCATGGATATCTACGGAATGGAGCACTCATCTTTTGACCAAGGCGATTTTTCCAGTTGTACTGACTTGCGGAATGCACAATGTAATGATGACACAGCTTGTTACAAAATACTTGTaactttttatttaacattcatCCTTTGACCCTGATCAAATCAATAAGCCACACATAAAACagtttaaataaagaaaatacaatctttatttaaataacttGTGGTGGAAGCCAAAGATAAGTATACAcatataaaatagtttttttagtGTGTTCTGTTATGAGAAAACTCTGGCATTCACTATTGTGGAATGGAGTGCTCTTGTATTTAAgacaatatatttgtattttatttcacatttatttaatcagaTTAGCCACTGTTGTTGAAACCATAAAGATTACCCCTAATTTAGTACTGATTTATGGAATGCACACTGTAATGGTGACAGTGTTTCATGAGACCTGAGTTTCTATTTGCAACATTCTTGACCCTGAAGAAATAGGCCACTCGTCCAcacaaaaagctttatttgcATGAGTGGTGGATTAAAGATGTATGCACTTACAAGCGTATAAGTCTGCTAAATAAATTTAACATAAATGCAGTTAAAACTAAACCTAAAATGAATATTTACTTAGTTTGACATTCTAATTGTAAACAATTAGCTTTAAATTTGTATTtgattaataataaaatgattaaTATTAAATTCAAGAACATCTGTAATGGAGAAATGTAACTCAGGCAAAGTAGCCCCACATAAAGACATTAATACTGAGTAGTATGATGGCGTTGGCATTGCAGACATTGCGCCAAATTGGTTCTTCATCAATGTTGGTTAGTTTTAACTCCAAGGCATGTTTCTCCTCCAGGGTTAACTGATTTTTCTTATGCCCAGACAGTCCACACAACCGCATTCCCATCCGTTTCCAGCATGGCCTGGCATCCTGAGTCTCTTCCCCAGTGCTAGAATCAGAAATTGTGGGTGGTGTTCTGAGCTTTGCATCCCATTGATCGATGAAGTCAATTCGATGCTCCTTGCTGTGTCTTGTCCACCATGTCAGACGATGGAGCTACAGGATGATTGAGAAACGCAAATGAACATGTTATAAAAAGCAATGTAACCTATGTTTTTTGCACCCACTTAAAGACAAACCAGCTGGCCTGGTGCTCATGTaatgctgcagcatgggtttgaatccagcccactgctatATCAGCAAAAATTCTATTTCCACCACTTTTCTGCCTAAATAAATATAAGACAGCTTAAAGAAAATGTCTTCATAATATGGACTGTGGAACTTAAGCACACCAGATGTGTGTGCTATTGTAGAACCTGGATTTGTAACGTGTAAAAGAAATTGCAGAAAATTATGGTATGACATTACAATTGGATGAGGTAGTGCACAACAAACAGGAATCTGGTTGTGTACATGAGCACTGCTTTTACATATCTGAATACCAGATATGGTATTCAGCCATTTTATGATTAGCTTGTATGTAACCCTTACGTGGTAATCTGGAATCTCCGGAGTGGAGAGGCTGACAACAGTGATGATGAGGCCAGTGAGAGCCAGGAGAATGAGAGCAAAGTACAGGTAGTGAACATCCCGAATGAAGGCTGGCCGTATGTCCACCTCGCCACAGGACGGGGTGCCATACACAAACACCAGCACCATCTGCACCGAACCTACTGTCAGGCCCACAATCAGACCCCAGAAGGCTCCCTGCAACAGTTAGCCATATCGAACACACAAAACAGGAGAGTGATTTGTATGAAATCTCATCAATGTGCTTTCTGACATATAGAATGAGGCCAAAGTGAACATGTCCGGTGCTTTTGTAACTGCCAGGAATCAATGACAAAAATATTCAATCAAGCTGTCAAAATTGTGCTGGTGATGTCTGAGGTAGACACAATTCCAATCTGGCCAGTCAGTGTAATTTTGAAAATACTGCATCTCTATGGCAagaaacattatttacattatttatgagTTTCATCTGAGAACGTATctacaaatgtacagtacacataatCCCCTCATCGAAAATCTGACCTGCTCATTGACACGCTTCCAGAAGATTGCCATAATAAAGACTGCAGTGATTGGAGGAGCCAAGTAGCTGGTAATGGCCTGGATGTAGTCAAATAGTTGTCCACTGTTGGCTGACTGGAGGATTGGGATCCACAGGATGCTGAGAACCACCAGCACTAAGATAAATACCCTGCAGTGGTGCTCACAGAAAGGAggtacatttcagtcatttggaagatgcttttatccagagtgacattATTGagggcatacattttcatattcttCTTTCATACCGACCCCACAACCAAATAAACGACCCTTCCTTTGTAAAAAGCTTAATGGAACCAGTGACAGTGATGGCAGCACTTAACATTCATTGTATAATGATTTTATAATGCATCCTACACATTCTTTGCTACTCTCATGGAGCCTGAGTAGAAAGATGAAAACTAtagtacaaccccgtttccgaaaaagaacagaagagtctttcagaagtaaaaatgGGAAGAGTGAAaacactgtgaaagactgtgcaggcaaatagtgcaagaatttaagaataacgtttctcaaatgaaaactgcaaagagttttgggatctcatcctctacagtacataatacaattaaaagattcagagaaatctctgtacacaaggaacaaggctgaaaaccagtattggatggctgtAATTTTTGGGACACTATTctttagtggaaatcactgaatgggctcaggaacatttctgAGTAATATtgtatagtaaaaaaaaaaacac
The nucleotide sequence above comes from Esox lucius isolate fEsoLuc1 chromosome 8, fEsoLuc1.pri, whole genome shotgun sequence. Encoded proteins:
- the dnttip2 gene encoding deoxynucleotidyltransferase terminal-interacting protein 2, encoding MVATRRGGRVCSPSKTNSNESAEDVAIPASTRQTRRTAAQSEETSDSQHEVLPEATGRRKSRMSKQTGCFNQVDSTHEADVSESDSCCSALSDTDAIPNAQSARRGRRAAGMDQPNSKEDEVPKGDTCFSSVSREQNAYRVTRSLRKPCSSVLPASKAMDSLTRVTRSTQRAAMSSNRGSSKSQSEEAELSDSESCASGPQTSTVRRATRARKGRLVEAIPMHLEETGSNSPVQHGGNESQGNALDSQTYDSEGFESGPCMTPRRSTRRRKGPKQTGATVTDSESDLTDAYTPLGSPLLALGRGTPCSSRTGSSSSSRATPATRMTAKALDILVVKALTRSSTVTVSRIAEESVVSEDQNLEDTVNADPDSSVIDMCEEDRTLTLGDEDVVIFDPETSQGAAPEETESPTATEDAEMPEATCVQQGSKKTTGEEVEMHTSVPTLENIPQGDVKADVKVNLTVCESADAEIAEATCVPAVETEDQQREPSTKDGADVDAPATLEKETIMPADSRVLPHQPVTVTTCEHEMAPVIMVSDEEKEEAPIDVDVNSHPNPPSEAGSQKCMAGPIKEAIDVSGSLVTAVQKADQKADQDRAPHTTEAIVVTSSQNLNVCLSAAVKPRDSILVQKTGFISLLESSEDESMEHSEEEGDDGERQDSDGKGEAVRVEDEASPSVATHSLASDGGLFVIDTHPGLQSGGQYYVDEQGKSSRDGEMAAVEEGDEEEFVDEEGSDDDEDSKVLFTCRNPQLKELSSCIDPGLRVKELGGLYINFDGSKSKTVSNSLRKLKEQKNQDELMKKSVIGPEFEKTDAVPPYKESKHAAKLKRKEEREKTSGAGWFNMRAPEMTEELKGDLKALKMRGAMDPKRFYKKNDRDGFPKYFQVATVVDNPVDFYHSRVPKKERKRTIVEELLADAEFRHTNKKKFQHIMAEKAAMAAGRKNKNNKKNKFRK
- the gclm gene encoding glutamate--cysteine ligase regulatory subunit; this translates as MESHNTSAKVLLNHATTLNLHTGNLVNRSRLKKKCPSSPSEEIQDCVRATLSEWFATIPPPTSPTELPDIIDCSIPQATEAITPEEREELKVSVKLFICEADLSSIKEAVDKACQALAVSQLDSVIIAPTVLPEGESQTLENLQPAWRELEGLVQSHKIATIGTSDLDKELLEQLYTWAEVKPSSNQVNLASCCVMPPDLTAFAKEFDIQLLTHNDPKELITAASFQEAVQESTQDLKVADWRLQWVLRYSVIVKSRGIIKAKGYLVHSKRSNL